From the genome of Desulfovibrio sp. JY:
GTATGTCATCGGCCAGGAACAGGCCAAGAAGATTCTGGCCGTGGCCGTCCACAACCACTACAAGCGCGTATACTACGCCGGGGCCGCGAGCCCCGACGACGTGGAGATCGACAAGAGCAACATCCTCCTGATCGGTCCCACCGGGTCGGGCAAGACGCTGCTCGCCCAGACCCTGGCCCGCATCCTGAACGTCCCCTTCGCCATCGCCGACGCCACCACCCTGACCGAGGCCGGCTACGTGGGCGAGGATGTGGAAAATATCCTGGTGCAGCTGTTGCAGAACGCGGATTACGACATCGAGTCCGCCAGCCGCGGCATCATCTACATCGACGAGATCGACAAGATCGCGCGCAAGGGCGACAGCCCGTCCATCACCCGCGACGTGTCGGGCGAGGGCGTGCAGCAGGCGCTTCTCAAGATCATCGAAGGCACCGAGGCCAACATCCCGCCCAAGGGCGGGCGCAAGCACCCGCAGCAGGAGTTCATCCGCTTAAATACCGCCAACATCCTCTTTATCGTCGGCGGCGCGTTCATCGGCCTGGAGAAGATCGTGGGCCAGCGCATGCGGGGAACGTCCATGGGGTTTGGGGCCAAGGTGGAGGCGCGCCACGACGACGACGCGACCCGGATGCTGGCCCAGGCCCATCCGGCCGACCTGATCAAGTTCGGCCTGATTCCGGAATTCATCGGCCGTATTCCGATCCTCACCGGCCTTGAGGAATTGACCAAGGACGACCTGGTGCGCATCCTGACCGAGCCGAAAAATGCCTTGGTCAAGCAGTACCAGAAGCTCTTTGAACTGGACAAGGTGCGTCTGCGGTTTACGAAAAACGCCATGGACGCCATTGCCGAAAAAGCCATCGAACGCAAGACCGGCGCCCGGGGACTGCGCAACGTCATGGAGAGCATCATGCTCGAGATCATGTACAAGTTGCCGTCGCTGACCGGCGTCAAGGAGTGCGTCATCAACAAGGCCGTGGTGGAGAAGGGCCTCGAGCCGCTTCTGTTCTACCACCAGGAAGTCAAATCGGCCTGACGATGTTGCCGCCTCCCGTTTGACATCGTTTTTTTCGGCCTTACCTTGAGCATTCGCCGCATCCGCCCGTCGGGCCGGACAGTCTCCGGTCCGGCGGGCGAAAGCCGATGCCAACCCCGAAAACGGGAGGTTTCATGACGGGTTTTACCTTCGACACCGACCGGTTTGCCGCCGAGTCCATACGCCTGCCCATGATGAGCCTGCGGGAAGTGGTCATGTTCCCGCGCTCCATCGCGCCGCTTTTCGTCGGCCGCGAGGCGTCCATCAAGGCCATCGAACAGGCCGTTGCCGTCCACGACAAGAAGATCTTCCTCGTCGCCCAGCGCTCGCCGGAAACGGAAAAACCGAGCGCCGAGGACCTCTTCGAGATGGGCACGGTCAGCAAGATTCTCCAGATGCTGCGCCTGCCCGACGGCACGATCAAGGTTCTTTTCGAGGGCCTGTACCGGGCCGAGTGGGAGCCGCAGACCATGGGCGTCGGCGAGGATGCCGACTATCCCATGGTCACCGTGACCCGGGTTCCGGAAGAGGAATCCCACGGTCCGGAATCCGACGCGCTGATCCGGGCCACCCAGGAGGCCCTGGAGCATTACGGCCGCATCAACAAGAAGCTGGCCCCCGAGACCATCCTGGCGATCAATTCCATCACCTCGCCGGGTCGGCTCGCCGACGCCGTCATGCCCCACCTCAAGGTGGACTACATCAAGAAGCAAAGCGTCCTTGAAGAGCTCGAGCCGGTCAAGCGCCTGGAAGAGACCTATGCCTTCCTCCAGGGCGAGATCGAAATCTCCTCCATCGAGAAGCGGATCAAAAACCGCGTCAAGCAGCAGATGGAGAAGAACCAGAAGGAATATTACCTTAACGAGCAGATCAAGGCGATCAACAAGGAGATGGGCCGCGAGGACGATCCCGGGGCCGAGGCCGCCGAATTCGAGACGCGCCTGGGCGAGAAGAACATGTCCGACGAGGCCCGGGAGAAGACCCTGCGCGAGATCAAAAAGCTGCGCCAGATTCCGCCCTCGTCTGCCGAGTACACGGTGGTGCGCAACTACGTGGAGTGGATTCTGGATTTGCCGTGGAACGTCTACAAGGAGACGGACCTCGACATCGCCGCTGCGGAAAAAGTGCTCAACGAAGACCACTTTGGCCTGGAAAAGCCCAAGGAACGCATCCTGGAATACCTGGCCGTGCAGAAACTGGTCGAGCGCATCAAGGGCCCCATCCTCTGTCTGGTCGGTCCCCCCGGCGTCGGTAAGACGTCCCTTGCCAAGTCCATCGCCCGGGCCATGGATCGGGAGTTCGTGCGCTTGTCCCTTG
Proteins encoded in this window:
- the clpX gene encoding ATP-dependent Clp protease ATP-binding subunit ClpX, which produces MTRKKSPVSGELCCSFCGKNQDEVQRLIAGPDVYICDECVALCNEIIAQESVSEETEGGKLLPPAEIKRLLDEYVIGQEQAKKILAVAVHNHYKRVYYAGAASPDDVEIDKSNILLIGPTGSGKTLLAQTLARILNVPFAIADATTLTEAGYVGEDVENILVQLLQNADYDIESASRGIIYIDEIDKIARKGDSPSITRDVSGEGVQQALLKIIEGTEANIPPKGGRKHPQQEFIRLNTANILFIVGGAFIGLEKIVGQRMRGTSMGFGAKVEARHDDDATRMLAQAHPADLIKFGLIPEFIGRIPILTGLEELTKDDLVRILTEPKNALVKQYQKLFELDKVRLRFTKNAMDAIAEKAIERKTGARGLRNVMESIMLEIMYKLPSLTGVKECVINKAVVEKGLEPLLFYHQEVKSA